The DNA region TGAATTACATACATAACTTTTACACACAAATGTCGTCTACAAAATTTCTCTCTCTCTCCCTCACCATTGGTTGAACCACCCTCCTCCACAACACCCGTCGTTCTGCCACCCCAATGCCGCCATACCACCGCTggatttctgaaattttggttgTCTAATCTCAACGTAAATTTCGTTTAAATCTCTAATATGATCTATACAATGAACAAAATTTATGATTGTGGACCTGATTAAGAGACTGAAAAAAGTTCATAGGGATTTACAAAAATAGCTATTACTACCTAGACAACGGGATTTTTGGTGTCAACGTTCTTAAATGCAAAGATAAATCAAATCTAAACACACTATAAATAGTTTAAATCATTCTACGCCCAAAGAACGTTTTGAACgttaaaacaaaaatttcaaattttagttaTATCTTGGGCGTGAGAAAATGATAATTTACATTATTACAACTCATAATTTCTAATTCTTCTTATAGTACAACTCATAAACTTCTCATTATAAAAAGATGGTTAgaagaatattaaaattatcaatccattacatattaaatagttCTCACTTTTAATTCCACAATCTGTATATATTTCAAATAGATATTCAAGAATGGGATattaatttaatcattttaatttatttattgcagTTTGACCCCTCACTAAATCCTTTTCTCGTGGTTACCATTTCCCCTCCAAATCCCCTTTATGTTCCCCTCCCCACACTTGTCCCTTACATGGTCTCTCTCCAGCCAGAAACAAAGAATTGAACACAGACAAATTTCACTTCAAGAGCCAATTTTTCTTGTGTTTCCAAGCGAACCCATTTGTCAATCTCTTCAATATTTCAGATAAAATAGGAaggaggaagaagaagaagaagaagaagaagaagaaaataactgAGAAAACTTTGAGGATGCAGTCTTCTACTGTTACACAAGAACCCACAAATCCGTTTGGTTTTGTATCTCAATTGAGTTCGTTTGTATTCAACCATTCCAGGTTGAATCGTAATGAGAACCCCTTATTTTTGTCGAGCTACTTGTTCTTTGATTCCAAGCAGAAGCCTAAGGCTGTGGCTTCATTAAGTTTAAGTTCCAGAGGTGTTAGTTTCGGAATCAGGAGAGCGTTGAATGACTTCAATAAAGTCATTAGATTCCACTGTGAGCGAATCCCACTTGGTTTTGCTTCTGTTGGGCTTGATTCCGGGGAAAGCAATGGGTTCAAGGATGATGGGAATGGGGTTTTGGAGGAGTCTGAAGAAGGGTGGTTCAGTAATGTTGTGTCAAATTCTCCGAAAAAGGTTTTGATTTTGATGAGTGATACTGGTGGGGGTCATCGAGCTTCCGCGGAGGCTATAAGGGCTGCTTTTAGCGAAGAATTTGGAGATGAGTATCAGGTTAGTGTTTGACTTGATTGAACAGTTAATTCTGTTTGATTGCAGGAATGAAACAATAATGGCCGGTCCGCCGGTGCAGGCACATCTGAAAATCTATGAATTCCCAATTCGAGTTTGGGACGACGCCATAAAAGAACAGGCAATAGAAATTGAGACATTGGGGAGATTTTACcgcaatttttctatatcatTTCTCATACGATGAAGGAGATgacattatattatttatagagTAAAAGCAAAAGTGCTTGTAGTAACCCCTACCAGAAAATATCAATAATTTATGTTTAAATCTCTGAGAAGCATTAAGCATATGTTATGCCCCGTGTCTTTTTATCTAGGTTTATTCAGGTattaaacatgaaaaacattagtGGCTTCCCCGATTCAAAAATCTTGATTTAGTCCCTGCATAGTTGATTAATTTGTGTTGATTTAATGTGAAAAACACGTGGTCAGACCTAGAGGATGGGGTAGTTAATGTTAAGGACCTTTCCAAGCTCGACCACCTTGTTGCTTTAGTATTGATGGATTTTTTCTTGCTTTGGCTCAATGTCATTGCTGTGTGTTGTGAATCTTGTTTGcttgttatttattattgtttctCGTGTAGGTATTTATTACTGATTTGTGGACAGATCACACACCATGGCCTTTTAATCAGTTGCCAAAGACTTACAACTTTCTCGTGAAACATGGTTCATTGTGGAGATTGACATATTATTTTACTGCTCCTCGTCTTATTCATCAGTCCAATTTTTTTGCAACTGGAACTTTTATAGCCCGGTGAGTCTACTTTTCTGTTTTATTGACTATGATATAAATAGTATGGTTGTTTTATTTCACCACAAACAAAGCGTACAACTTTTCATCTTATAGTTGCGTTGGGCTTATAGGTTATCCCTGGCTGATTGAAATTTCATCATAATGGTTGTGTAGCGTGTAATAACGCCAATCGTTGTTGATTTAATGTAATTTGAGTTGTGCATTTTTTCCCTTTGTGAATTGATGATCTATTTGTTTTTCCTGAGGTAAATAGGATAAGTATATGTGTTTTTTCCTTTTGAGTACTGGAATAATTTGAATTTCCTAACTATTTCCGCTGTCGCGGAGTCATAGAACTTTTGATGTTGAAACTTATTTATGTGATATTACGAAAATATTGGCATCAGCTTTCGGTGCCTTTGTATCACAACATGTGTTGTTGAACCTTGGTGATCAGTTTCTTGTTTATATGCCAtgtgaaattattttatttcctttcccATCTATGATCTTAATTTGCAGTTTTAGTAAATCTTTGTGGTATCCAGGCCGGTTTTTTTGCTACTTCTTGTTCATCCTTAGGCTACTACATCATAATATTCTTTCTCGTTCCTCGATTATTttaatcttcttttaaaaactgttGCTAGAGAGGTTGCCAAAGGACTGATGAAATACAAGCCAGATATTATTATCAGCGTTCATCCTTTAATGCAACATGTACCCCTTCGTATTTTGAGGACGAAGGGCCTCTTAAAGAAGATCGTTTTTGCCACCGTGATAACGGATTTGAGCACTTGTCATCCGACATGGTATGTGTAGCAGCCATTTTTATGTTATATCATGCGGGATTCAGTATAGATTTGATTTGTTCTGTTGCCACATTGTAGGTTTCACAAGCTTGTGACAAGATGCTATTGCCCGTCGGAAGAGGTATCAAAACGAGCACAAAGAACTGGTCTTCAGCCTTCTCAAATTAAGGTTTATGGCCTTCCTGTGCGGCCCTCATTTGTAAAGCATGTTCGTCCGAAGGTAGGTACATTTTGCTTTTGCCTTTTTTCTGGTTAGTAAATTTTTCCCTTTCCCAGTGAAATTGTCGAGGAAAAATTAAAAGGTTAATTTGAGCATGATCTTAAGGTCAAAACTAATATTTGGAAATATGTTAATTACTTAATAAGTTATTGGCAAGTTAGAAGATAATTGGACAGCTGAAAGTAAGATTAGGGCTAGTTTGGATACACAGATACTTGGCTTAAAAAAGGAGTTCATAAAGCTTGGTTTATTTCAGCGACTTCTACCAAAAGCAGAAGTATTTTTGTGTTCTGAGAGAATTGTTGGAGAAAGCTCTTTTagcttttaaaataaagttgatgCAGAAGCCCAATAGCCAAATTTTCTAACCTTTGgcctttatatatattttaaaaccaTTTATATACTACAAAGCATAAAGCAAACATTTATCAATTCACATGCTCTAAAACAAtcttccaaaatatttttatatccgCCAGCACAATCATTACATTAAATTCAACTTTTCATTATTCCTCAGAAATACTctatcattatattatattttaaaaaatttaatacttCTTATACCGTTAAAAACTTCTTATACCATTGAAATAACAAGATATATTGGATGTGACATATATAATGaacaaaatttgatgatgaCACCTACTGGAAAAACATGTCTCCTTTAGAAAATATAACCAAACATATAAATCGCATTTTTCAATACATTCTTCCATACTGTTAACATTTTCTGAAACATATTTTCCAACCCACAAAAACATTGCCAACTATGATATCCAAATACTCCTAAAATGGCCACGGACCCATTTCATATCAGATACTAATTTCTGGATACAGTTGCTTTTATTGGATATTTGATGGACATACAATGCATACTTCTATAGGCTTAAATAAAAGTATCTGTCGACAGATGACGTGCATATCTATTCAACACAGTTAAGGGTTTTGTTTTGATGTATCCAAAATGATCTATTAGAATTGCCTActgatatatttttcaatattgcATTTTGAACCCATTAATATTGTTGTATACgtattataaattataaatctCTGCAATATTTAATGTATTTATATAACTATGTATGCATGTTGTGTGTGAATGCATAAACCAATCATGTCGTCTATTATATCCTAATTTCCGAAATTTTCATCTTTAAGTATCTGTATTCTGTCATATACGCAGTTTGGTAAGGATTCATGGAACATAGTTGTTACCAAACCTTACCTCTGTTTTTTTAGCAGAAGTGGTCTTCTCCAACGAGATTTTGTTTTCAAACGGACTCTATGCTACTTCTCATAAGAAATTAAATCCATGATGGATGATATTTCGATTAAATCTTTTTTCCGTTAAAATTGGTTTTTCGTTGTTCCCCAAGTGGATTACAATTGTTCAGGCATTTGTGGTTCTGATCTCCGTCTTTGTatggtgtatatatatagatttggtGTTTTTGTTATATGATCGACAATCATATAGATAATCTTTCACCAATGCAATAATGTTTCTATACTTTAGGATGAATTGAGAAAGGAGATTGGATTGGATGTGGACCTTCCTACTGTCTTGCTAATGGGTGGTGGTGAAGGAATGGGTCCCATTGAGTCAACTGCTCGTGCTCTTGGGGATGCGTTATACGATGAAGTTAATGGAGAAGCAATAGGCCAGGTTCTTGTGATTTGTGGCCGAAATAAAAAACTTGCCAACAAGTTGCAATCCATTGAGTGGAAGATCAATGTCCAGGTAAATATTTAATGGAAAATACTTGCTTTGGATTTTGCGATTGTCTGCTTCCGTTTCTCAATATAGGTTCTTGCTATATAGAGCTAGGGTAGGTGTGACATTAGTTGTAACGGGGTTGTAGAACTCATGCTTTCAAGAGATTATGTATAAAGTTTGAACTCAGCTAGGGCCCTGTCTGTGATGGGTGCGGCCCTTTTTGCCAGTCACTTACCTACTAAATGTGTTTGCATTTTAGGTGAAGGGTTTTGTCACCAAGATGGAGGAGTACATGGGTGCTTGCGATTGCATTATAACTAAGGTATGCCTAATAATCAAGACTTATAAACTTCCCCTCCCCGATTATTTCCAATCTCCATGGATAGAAAAAGAGCATATTTATTGGAAACATTCGAGGTTGAAAACAATCGATGTTGCCTATTTGACAAATTGGATATTCTGCAGGCTGGCCCTGGAACAATTGCGGAGTCTATGATTCGAGGACTTCCTATAATCCTAAATGGTTACATTGCTGGACAGGTAATAAATTTGTTTTTCTGGAATAATCACCAATTTATGATAATTCCAAGTTACCTGTTTCAATTGTGTTCACTTTCATCGAGTACACCACCCCCCACCCCCCAAAAAAAATCTGCTTTCAattatatttgattttagtttgaTCCATATTCTGTTGCAGGAGGCTGGGAATGTCCCTTACGTTGTTGAAAATGCATGTGGGAAATTCTCAAAGTGTCCTAGGGAGATAGCCAACATCGTTTCTCGATGGTTTGGTCCGAAAAGAGATGAACTCGTAACCATGTCTCAAAATGCACTAAGGCTTGCTAGACCAGATGCGGTATTTAAGATTGTTCACGATCTTCACGAATTGGTTGGCAGGGTACCCTTGTATTGTACTGGTTGAACGAACTATTGACACAAATTCGTAATGAAATTTCAATCATATCGTGTTCCTTCAAGCTTTGTAACTTGTTTCAGTTTGGATTTGGTTCTTTTTCAAGAAATTTGATTTGTTGGCCAGTTGGAAAAGCTGGGATGGTGCATTTTGATATACATAgtgcaatgatttaaaagaaagaagaagaagaagaagcgaCGGGCTTTTCCAACTGGTCTCACCAatttcaattttcaaaattttcgatCCTCCTGGCATGTCTTTTTTGTAagaaaataaaaggaaggagAGACATACATTCCATATTGGGAAACGTggcttttcagtacaatttcccaattgatttattttatttgactGGCTTCTTTTCTTGAATCCAATGAATAAATTGCTATTAATTCATGTGGAATCTCAATTACATAGAATTCTAAAAATAATCCCTTAACCAAAGAAACAGCCCACCTAGATTCTACCATCCCCCAGGACTCCTCGCCTCGCTCACATCACAAAAGACCTCACCAGCGCCGCGAAGAAACCCATCACAAGACCACCCTTCAACATCCCACCACCACTAGTTGGAGCAATACCCTCAGAATTCTCCGACGAAGAAGCCGGAGAACCACCCATAAATCGGCTGTCTCTCTCAGATATCACCACCACAATAATCTTCTGCCCGTTCACGCAGTATTCCTGCTCCCCACAGATGAAGTAGAACGGCCCCGATCTCTCCAGCTTCACTGTCGTATTTCCGCCTCTGTAGCTTTTGATAGGACTCGACGTATTGCATGCCAGGTAGTCTCCTTTCGTCACCAGCAACACCGAGTCTTTCGAGACATCGTACTCAAACACTGCAGAACTCTAGAGAAGAGAAATCagaatttccaaaaaaaaaccCCGACACTgttaacaacaaataatttgaTCCAATGAGCTGAAAACTCTGTACTTACCCAAAGAATCCCCGATGACGAAACGCGATTTCTCCGACCAGCGATTGAGAGAATCAGCTTCCGGGGCAGGAGTTCTCCAAGCATTATCTTTCCCGCCTACTATGTACACTGTAGCttccgagaagctcaagaacaATGCTGCAGAAATCCTGGTTCTTGAAAAACAACCAGCCATTTTTTCTGATGCTAAAATATGGAGATTGTACAGCTGCAAGAAAATTTATCAATTTTCAATTTTAGAAGAGCCAAAGAGAGAGACGGAGGATTCATAGTCAGAGAGACGGAGAAAACTCCGCCGAAATATATAGCGGCGGAAGAGGGTTAGAGTAGCGCCTTTGAGCTGTAAAAGCTGCAAAGCCTCGGACCACGAATTGCATTACTGAGTTTGGTCCAACGGTTGTGTTCCAACGGTAAAAAGGACAATAATTAGTAATTACTTCAtgttatatttcaaaataataacaTACAAATTTACGGGCCATTTGCAAATATGGCCTCCCCACAACAAATTTTAAGATCAAAAGTCTCGTATAGATTTTTTTGTCAATAGGCCTTCctttaattaaaagttaataaaaatattaattaatagttaatctaaatattaattaatagggTTTGTGGGCCAATTGAGAAACAACACCCAAATCAACGTAAGGTTCTCATCTCTCTCTTCCTCTCTTCTCTTCATTTCTTCCTTCCATCGCATCTTGCCCATTTTTCTCCCATTTTTAACCTCTTCATTTTCTCTTctccaaaaaaatataaattataatcaaAGATTAATGACATTTTCATTCTCATGCCATACGTGTTTTCATAGGATCATTGGAATATCAATATAAGGTATTTTATTTGGCCATTTATGTTTTCATGTGTGTGGATTATCAGCTACTCAAGTAATTTGATTTCTCATTCAGTttgttaaaacatttatttcagTCGATCAATAGCATTCAGTCGGTcggttaaatcatatattacagTCGGTCGATCGGTTAAATCATATATCACAGTCGCTTAATATCATTCAGTCAGTCGGTTCATATTCAGTAGgttgaaacatttattttcgTAGGTTAAGTTATGCATTGCAGTCGGTCAATATCATTCAATCAGTCAGTTATAGTTATATATTTCCAACTCCCTTACATCCATTATTTATACTTTTTTTCAGATTTCAGATTGTGTGGACAGCGATATGATTCAAAtcttaattaattttgatgGTGAATGGAAGGTTGACGGTGAACATAAATATTCATGGTGTGATGGAAGTAATTCGGGATGACATGCTATATCTATTGATGATAGTAATGTAAGTATTGAAGATGTTGAAGATGCAATTTTTGAGACACTTCATTTGGATAGACATGATATGGTATTGAAGCTAAGTAACTTGCCGAAATTTGAGGCATGTAATCCAAGGccaatatatataaaaagctCAAGAGCATTGACAACATATCTGTCTTTTGGCGTTTCAAATGTTAGACGTTTGCTTCATGTTGAAATTATCAAAACAAGTGGCTTTGAAACAAGTTATGAAAAAACTAACAATGCTAAAGATCTTGAAGTTTGTAGAGATCATAATGATGAGATGGTTGACAATTGTGAAACTGAAGTATATGGAGGTAATGTGAGAACATATGATGAATATTTTGATGGAGTATTTTTTGAGAATGACTTAGACAATGAAATGAATGAGCATGAGAATGGGGTGGATGAAATAACAAGTATTGATAATGTGGTAACAGAAATTGTTGAGAATGAATTTTTTGTAAATGAAGAGAATCATGTTGAAGAGAATCATGTTGAAGAGCTTACATTATGTACAACACATAATACacaagttgaattttcttatccTGAACAAGATGTGCAAGATTCTACATTATTAGCCACAGTAGGAGATGCTGAATGGAATGTGACTTATTCTTTATTTGTCTAATTTTTTTGTCGGTCAAGAGTTTGAGAGTAAAGATGAATTTCAAACAGAattgtttaagatttttttaaatgcgtCCTTTGAAATAGATGTTCAAAAatccaacaaaaaaatttatgatgtTAGATGTGTTACAATGAGTTGCAGTTGGAAAATACGTGCATCACAAATAGAGAATTCATCACGATTCTCTATACGTGTTTATCATAACACACATACTTGTGACCTTTCATATCGGAGGAAAATGCATCGACAAGCAACATCAGACTTTGTAGCAAAGATTttggttgaaaattttaaaggacAACTCAGTTTTCCTGAACCAAAAACCATAATTACAATGATGCAAAATAAAGGTGTTGACATTAGTTACTTCAAAGCATGGAGGGGAAGACAACTTGCTTTGGATAAGTTACTTGGTAGTCCTGAATAGAGTTATCGAATTATGCCTTCATATTTGTACATGATTGAACAAGTGAACAGAGGCTCGAAAACTGATTTGGTGACAGATTCAACAGGTAGATTTAAATATATGTTTCTAGCATACGGGACATGCATCGATGGATTTTGTAGAATGAGAAAAGTTATATCCGTCGATGGaacatttttaaaatgcaaatatAGAGGTTGTTACTTGTTGCTACACCCCAAGATGGTGACTTTCATCAATTTCCTATAGCATGGGCCATCGTTGACTCTGAGAATGATGATTCATGGACTTGGTTTTTGCAGAAGTTGAAAGAGTTTATTAATGATGATCCTAACTTGGTAATCATTTCTGACAGACATATATCTATTATTAATGTTGTTCGTACTGTATATGAGCATGCATCACATGTACATTGCTCGTGGCATCTTTCATAGAAACTTAAAAGAGTGTCTGGCGGAAAAGGTGGGATTGATTTGTTTATGAAAACAGCATATGCATACAAAGTGTCTGAATTTGATGAATTGTACGGATGTTTGAAAGAGAGGTATTCCAACATTGCATCGTATATTGAAATGCATTCATCTCCTGAAAAATGGTCTAGAGCTTATTCCCCTGGTGCTAGATACAATATAATGACGACAAATGGGGTAGAATCAATAAATGCAA from Primulina tabacum isolate GXHZ01 chromosome 14, ASM2559414v2, whole genome shotgun sequence includes:
- the LOC142524757 gene encoding putative monogalactosyldiacylglycerol synthase, chloroplastic, producing the protein MQSSTVTQEPTNPFGFVSQLSSFVFNHSRLNRNENPLFLSSYLFFDSKQKPKAVASLSLSSRGVSFGIRRALNDFNKVIRFHCERIPLGFASVGLDSGESNGFKDDGNGVLEESEEGWFSNVVSNSPKKVLILMSDTGGGHRASAEAIRAAFSEEFGDEYQVFITDLWTDHTPWPFNQLPKTYNFLVKHGSLWRLTYYFTAPRLIHQSNFFATGTFIAREVAKGLMKYKPDIIISVHPLMQHVPLRILRTKGLLKKIVFATVITDLSTCHPTWFHKLVTRCYCPSEEVSKRAQRTGLQPSQIKVYGLPVRPSFVKHVRPKDELRKEIGLDVDLPTVLLMGGGEGMGPIESTARALGDALYDEVNGEAIGQVLVICGRNKKLANKLQSIEWKINVQVKGFVTKMEEYMGACDCIITKAGPGTIAESMIRGLPIILNGYIAGQEAGNVPYVVENACGKFSKCPREIANIVSRWFGPKRDELVTMSQNALRLARPDAVFKIVHDLHELVGRVPLYCTG
- the LOC142525194 gene encoding early nodulin-like protein 15 isoform X2, which translates into the protein MLGELLPRKLILSIAGRRNRVSSSGILWSSAVFEYDVSKDSVLLVTKGDYLACNTSSPIKSYRGGNTTVKLERSGPFYFICGEQEYCVNGQKIIVVVISERDSRFMGGSPASSSENSEGIAPTSGGGMLKGGLVMGFFAALVRSFVM
- the LOC142525194 gene encoding early nodulin-like protein 15 isoform X1, whose product is MAGCFSRTRISAALFLSFSEATVYIVGGKDNAWRTPAPEADSLNRWSEKSRFVIGDSLVFEYDVSKDSVLLVTKGDYLACNTSSPIKSYRGGNTTVKLERSGPFYFICGEQEYCVNGQKIIVVVISERDSRFMGGSPASSSENSEGIAPTSGGGMLKGGLVMGFFAALVRSFVM